In the Clavelina lepadiformis chromosome 8, kaClaLepa1.1, whole genome shotgun sequence genome, one interval contains:
- the LOC143469548 gene encoding uncharacterized protein LOC143469548, protein MLRLDLLLTQEILNKRSFKGDKKLFYFTIYPSHVEEMSMTRREVEEEEQAQMLMRAITGNNVKKIEAVLEKTKRHGKGFVLTSQYARPRPRKSSPKNTQKSAEPHLPMVVGSPIGSPSPTRKSTPLPEKLSPPPTRSKSAGRRQKRRAKSNRPSSQPTYLTEFQLKPTKVDMAVQSDDIDTIMKIPEPPPTTPEQRSESGELEANCLTREKQTSPLSDLKRKTSQEKLEPAKDLHSFTDMTREEPVGQENNDKRRKSKKKQNRIRDADFARLGLSKRPPQFKTKPKLPPSSIDKDPQNPEPMRPNIWVTRVPKEGGDVKTPFYLQVDIPDGALLGDVIMKFETQAYEKTKLSLSETDKLCSYVVDVNMNPTTYNLHQEATVRLRILEECINKHEDAYVVSARHFNWNRIPTEIEVKEVNGDRHFYAVAKTQYLGKFAVITSPRLDRFVMTSAGGTFPSTILPHVSINLEEGSVKDIAHIVEMSVAQSRQEAVTKTSLECQNITDVPGQLVASSPIVEVSKEIMGRSGLLPDGSTLPAKVRVNMPVTTALKTPGMSDNDSKNLWKKPTVKIMQRAKMAWGDEYGRKGSVLPGFWEDITAEQKLLLHPVSIQNGDAVGVSADVPGQFLVLVFDENSQKATGSSKELSEVCESLLLNNNTFNAVLMVHQRVAKPEIISVHVVPEAAASLISSAMEKKGEWKPTDLNSPNKKIRMKERDFLDLVFRDGLKLTTNQMEPEVQFNSRRWQGYQFQLEATDESYTNCDEAVIKGAIDFCTRCTGEDMERLHTCHLTIPKESAKPYKPTVVVRPTPTVTVFREYKLKWLKSLSAAEQEKYQAINSP, encoded by the exons ATGCTGAGATTAGATTTATTATTAACACAGGAAATTTTGAATAAACGATCTTTCAAAGGTgacaaaaagttgttttactTTACTATATATCCGAGTCACGTCGAAGAGATGTCGATGACACGGCGAGAAGTTGAAGAGGAGGAGCAAGCTCAGATGCTCATGAGAGCAATCACCGGAAACAACGTCAAGAAGATAGAG GCGGTTCTTGAGAAGACAAAAAGACACGGAAAAGGCTTTGTCCTGACAAGCCAATATGCACGACCACGGCCTAGAAAGTCATCGCCAAAG AACACTCAGAAATCAGCTGAACCTCATTTGCCTATGGTTGTGGGGTCACCAATCGGATCACCTTCGCCAACAAGAAAGTCAACTCCACTTCCAGAGAAGCTCTCGCCTCCTCCTACTAGATCCAAGAGTGCTGGAAGGCGGCAGAAACGGAGAGCAAAGAGCAACCGTCCATCATCTCAACCTACTTACCTGACCGAGTTTCAGTTGAAGCCGACAAAGGTGGATATGGCCGTACAAAGTGATGACATCGACACAATCATGAAGATTCCGGAGCCGCCTCCGACCACTCCAGAACAAAGGTCCGAGAGTGGGGAGTTAGAGGCAAACTGCTTGACTCGGGAAAAACAAACAAGCCCTCTGTCAGATCTAAAACGAAAAACTTCTCAGGAAAAACTCGAGCCAGCAAAAGACTTGCATTCATTCACAGATATGACCAGGGAAGAACCCGTTGGACAGGAAAACAATGACAAACGAAGAAAGAGTAAAAAGAAGCAAAACAGGATAAG AGATGCAGATTTCGCGCGCCTTGGTCTTTCCAAGAGACCGCCGCAATTCAAAACAAAGCCAAAGTTACCACCATCGAGTATTGACAAAGACCCTCAAAACCCCGAACCCATGCGTCCAAACATATGGGTGACAAGGGTACCTAAAGAAGGGGGCGACGTGAAGACCCCGTTTTACTTGCAAGTTGATATCCCGGATGGCGCTTTGcttggtgacgtcatcatgaAATTCGAAACGCAAGCATACGAGAA GACGAAACTAAGTTTGTCGGAGACGGACAAATTATGCAGCTATGTCGTGGATGTAAATATGAACCCGACGACATATAATCTCCATCAGGAAGCGACTGTGAGACTTCGAATTTTGGAAGAATGCATCAACAA ACATGAAGACGCCTATGTAGTTTCGGCGCGACATTTCAACTGGAACAGAATTCCAACAGAGATCGAAGTCAAGGAAGTGAATGGTGATAGGCATTTTTATGCGGTTGCCAAGACTCAGTACTTAG GAAAGTTTGCAGTTATTACATCACCGAGACTGGATCGATTCGTCATGACGTCAGCAGGGGGTACTTTCCCATCCACGATACTACCTCACGTCAGCATTAATTTGGAAGAAGGGTCAGTTAAAGATATTGCCCACATAGTCGAAATGTCTGTGGCTCAGTCAAGACAGGAAGCGGTCACCAAAACAAGCTTGGAATGTCAGAACATAACAG ATGTACCGGGGCAGTTGGTCGCATCCAGCCCAATTGTGGAGGTAAGCAAAGAAATAATGGGAAGATCTGGTTTGCTGCCGGATGGAAGTACACTGCCGGCCAAAGTTAGAGTCAATATGCCAGTCACGACGGCGCTTAAGACGCCTGGCATGTCAGACAACGACAGCAAGAATCTGTGGAAGAAACCAACCGTTAAAATAATGCAGAGGGCGAAGATGGCCTGGGGTGATGAGTACGGAAGAAAAGGCAGCGTTTTGCCGGGTTTTTGGGAAGATATTACGGCggaacaaaaacttttactcCATCCTGTTTCGATACAAAACGGAGATGCGGTGGGTGTAAGTGCCGATGTACCAGGCCAATTTCTAGTCTTGGTGTTCGACGAAAACAGCCAAAAAGCAACAGGAAGCAGCAAAGAGCTCAGCGAAGTCTGCGAGTCTCTACTACTAAACAACAATACCTTCAATGCAGTTCTGATGGTTCATCAGAGGGTGGCCAAGCCAGAAATAATAA GTGTTCATGTGGTACCAGAAGCAGCAGCATCTTTAATCTCTTCAGCGATGGAGAAGAAAGGAGAATGGAAACCTACCGATCTCAATTCACCAAACAAGAAGATCAGGATGAAAGAAAGGGATTTTCTTGATTTGGTCTTCCGGGATGGACTCAAACTCACTACAAATCAGATGGAGCCAGAGGTTCAATTTAACAGCAGGAGATGGCAAGGGTACCAG TTCCAACTTGAGGCAACAGACGAGTCTTACACCAACTGCGACGAGGCAGTTATCAAAGGAGCAATTGATTTCTGTACAAGATGCACTGGGGAAGATATGGAAAGATTGCATACTTGCCACCTTACAATACCGAAGGAAAGCGCAAAACCTTACAAGCCAACTGTCGTAGTCCGACCAACGCCAACCG TTACCGTGTTCAGAGAATACAAACTGAAATGGCTGAAAAGTCTTTCAGCAGCTGAACAAGAGAAGTACCAAGCAATTAACAGTCCTTGA